Proteins encoded within one genomic window of Spiroplasma sabaudiense Ar-1343:
- a CDS encoding ABC transporter ATP-binding protein yields the protein MKNEVQYAVEMDSITMIFNKTLIANDKIDFRVKKGEIHALVGENGAGKSTLMSILFGLYEPTQGEIKINGKMESISSPVKANQLGIGMVHQHFKLVDIYPVWMNIALGDEITKAKLFLDKNKIKAKITEIMEKYHLEVDLDAKIEDITVGMQQRTEILKILYRSADILVFDEPTAVLTPIEIKGLLDVMRKLQKDGKTIIFITHKMSEIQAVANSATVIRRGKKIETFDMSKTTIEKLAEAMVGRKLVEVKNNYTPCQDKVVLKIENLTMKKLSNHKVIGLENFSLDIHAGEIVAIAGVEGNGQQELVGAISGLEKVSQGTLFLNNEDITKASIKKRYQKYKINHIPEDRHKHGLVLENDIIQNMVLQNIDDPEFSRFGIMKKNAIQSYAQKIIAKFDVRGSQNGFAISRQLSGGNQQKAIVGRELSRDHNLIIIFQPTRGLDVGSIEFIHNEILKEKEKGKAVLLVSYELSEVMALADRIVILNGGKKIGEVPGKGAKREEIGLMMTGKGAT from the coding sequence GATTTTTAACAAAACCTTAATAGCAAATGATAAAATCGACTTTAGAGTAAAAAAAGGTGAGATTCACGCCCTTGTTGGTGAGAATGGAGCTGGTAAATCAACTTTAATGTCGATTTTATTTGGTTTATACGAACCAACACAAGGTGAGATAAAAATTAACGGTAAGATGGAGTCAATTTCGTCGCCAGTGAAGGCAAACCAACTTGGAATTGGAATGGTTCACCAACACTTTAAATTAGTTGACATTTATCCTGTATGAATGAATATCGCACTAGGTGATGAGATTACTAAAGCAAAACTATTTTTAGATAAAAATAAAATTAAAGCTAAAATTACTGAAATAATGGAAAAATATCATCTTGAAGTAGATTTGGATGCAAAAATCGAAGATATTACAGTTGGGATGCAACAACGTACTGAGATTTTAAAAATTCTCTATCGTAGTGCTGACATTCTGGTTTTTGATGAGCCAACAGCTGTTCTAACTCCAATTGAAATTAAAGGACTTTTGGATGTAATGAGAAAATTGCAAAAAGACGGTAAAACTATAATTTTTATTACTCATAAAATGTCAGAAATTCAGGCGGTTGCCAATTCAGCAACAGTAATTAGAAGAGGGAAAAAAATTGAAACTTTTGACATGAGCAAAACAACAATTGAAAAACTAGCCGAAGCAATGGTGGGAAGAAAATTGGTTGAAGTTAAAAATAACTACACCCCTTGTCAAGATAAAGTGGTACTAAAAATTGAAAATTTAACGATGAAAAAATTAAGTAACCACAAAGTAATTGGTTTGGAAAATTTCAGTTTAGATATTCATGCTGGTGAAATTGTTGCGATTGCCGGTGTTGAAGGAAACGGTCAACAAGAGTTGGTTGGAGCAATTTCGGGACTTGAAAAAGTAAGTCAGGGAACACTATTTTTAAATAATGAAGATATTACAAAAGCTTCGATCAAAAAACGTTACCAAAAATATAAAATTAATCACATTCCTGAGGACCGTCACAAACACGGTTTGGTTTTAGAAAATGATATTATTCAAAATATGGTTCTTCAAAATATTGACGACCCTGAGTTTAGCAGATTTGGAATCATGAAAAAAAATGCGATCCAAAGTTATGCTCAAAAAATAATTGCCAAATTTGACGTTAGAGGATCGCAAAATGGTTTTGCAATCTCGCGTCAACTTTCGGGAGGAAACCAACAAAAGGCCATTGTTGGTCGCGAGCTATCCAGAGATCACAATTTAATAATTATTTTTCAACCCACAAGAGGATTAGATGTAGGTTCTATTGAGTTCATTCATAACGAAATCCTAAAAGAAAAAGAAAAAGGTAAAGCGGTTTTGCTTGTAAGTTACGAGCTAAGCGAGGTAATGGCCCTTGCTGATCGAATTGTAATTCTAAATGGGGGTAAAAAAATTGGTGAGGTTCCAGGTAAAGGAGCCAAGCGAGAAGAAATTGGATTAATGATGACAGGGAAAGGAGCTACTTAA
- a CDS encoding ABC transporter permease subunit, with protein MDFKIDSWLMREKLKISLKSDKTKTKLKYIKASALALTFGIVLGIIIIFANGYNGIGYFFELFKVSFNTIKFGNGQSDFDRMMSHFSSYIILALGLAMAFKLGLFNIGGSGQAVLGAGLSIILVAEMEKSTGISFATVGGSYIVVIFLIFVLSAATVSALAGVLKVFFNIHEVVTTVMMNWTIWYFIRWIIMRNSEDYISTNQETKAFDHNWISIGGNQWILGIILAIVCVGIVFFVLTFTTFGYKYNVVGKQHEAAKYAGINNKSFVIVATAISGALIGIAAFIYYISIEKKIGYATNTLPTFGFDGISIALVAFNNIFGIIPISFLWAVIKSSATAATGNPLYNGLSNEAASLMFGAVIYGAAIYSVFYRFVPIQKIKFRIYQAMDFKTKIEYKKNLATIKDYKQEINSIKNERNAALKLVPKVEKKLEKNQNDISYLLTPKEIAAAPFNDRISIIKSKINSLKVLNKIIWEEGYQIYLNNGLRGIKTWKQKNDNLILGTTLDELTEFVIERNHKVLQSKKTFKQFLKHSEQMNDSKLDDAILKQNAKQKHGVENAEQELLDKTIAINTDFKESLMDYKLRRDLEIKNAKQEAAVAGEKSVIAYNKVIKVNNENYKLMLESVKKEYEVIEENLKSQLQELKSIYQKDLEIAKGDNQKIKDLKDNYEKNLMNLKAQSFEKKMEVKY; from the coding sequence ATGGATTTTAAAATTGATAGCTGGCTAATGCGAGAAAAACTAAAAATTTCGCTAAAGTCAGATAAAACAAAAACCAAACTAAAGTACATTAAGGCTTCTGCCCTTGCTTTAACTTTTGGTATCGTTCTTGGAATTATTATCATTTTTGCAAATGGTTATAACGGAATCGGTTACTTTTTTGAGTTATTCAAAGTTTCTTTTAACACAATCAAATTTGGAAATGGGCAATCTGATTTCGACCGAATGATGAGTCACTTTTCATCTTATATCATTTTGGCATTAGGATTAGCCATGGCATTTAAACTAGGACTATTTAATATTGGTGGTTCTGGGCAAGCTGTTTTGGGTGCTGGTCTTTCAATCATCCTTGTAGCTGAAATGGAAAAATCAACTGGAATTTCTTTTGCCACAGTTGGGGGAAGTTATATTGTAGTAATTTTCCTAATCTTTGTATTATCTGCGGCGACAGTGTCTGCTCTTGCTGGAGTTTTAAAAGTATTTTTCAACATTCATGAAGTTGTAACAACTGTTATGATGAACTGAACAATATGATACTTTATTCGCTGAATCATCATGAGAAATTCAGAAGATTATATTAGTACAAATCAAGAAACCAAAGCTTTTGATCACAATTGAATAAGCATTGGGGGTAACCAATGAATTCTTGGGATAATCCTAGCGATTGTTTGTGTTGGAATAGTATTCTTTGTTTTAACATTTACAACTTTTGGTTATAAATACAACGTTGTAGGAAAGCAACATGAAGCGGCTAAATATGCTGGTATTAATAACAAATCTTTTGTTATTGTAGCAACAGCTATTTCAGGGGCTTTGATCGGAATCGCTGCTTTTATCTATTACATTTCAATCGAGAAAAAAATTGGTTATGCAACTAACACGCTTCCCACATTTGGTTTTGATGGAATATCCATTGCACTTGTGGCCTTTAATAATATTTTTGGAATAATTCCAATTTCATTCTTATGGGCTGTGATTAAGAGTTCTGCAACAGCAGCAACGGGGAATCCATTATATAATGGACTTTCAAATGAGGCAGCATCACTGATGTTTGGAGCTGTAATTTATGGGGCAGCCATTTACTCAGTCTTCTACCGCTTTGTACCGATTCAAAAAATTAAGTTTAGAATATATCAAGCAATGGATTTCAAAACTAAGATCGAGTACAAAAAAAACCTTGCAACAATCAAGGATTATAAACAAGAAATTAACAGTATTAAAAATGAACGTAACGCAGCTTTAAAATTAGTACCTAAAGTTGAAAAAAAATTAGAAAAAAATCAAAATGATATCAGCTACTTATTAACTCCAAAAGAAATTGCCGCAGCACCATTTAATGATCGTATAAGTATCATTAAAAGCAAAATCAATTCTCTAAAAGTTTTAAACAAAATTATTTGAGAAGAAGGATATCAAATTTACTTAAATAATGGACTACGCGGCATAAAAACTTGAAAACAAAAAAATGACAATTTAATCTTAGGGACAACATTAGACGAGTTAACTGAATTTGTAATTGAAAGAAACCATAAGGTTTTGCAAAGCAAGAAAACCTTTAAACAATTTTTAAAACATTCAGAACAAATGAATGATTCAAAACTTGATGATGCTATTTTAAAACAAAACGCCAAACAAAAACATGGGGTTGAAAATGCAGAACAAGAATTGTTGGATAAGACAATTGCCATTAACACCGACTTTAAAGAATCGCTTATGGATTATAAATTACGTCGCGATTTAGAAATTAAAAATGCTAAGCAAGAAGCTGCAGTTGCGGGGGAAAAATCAGTTATCGCCTACAACAAAGTTATTAAAGTCAATAATGAAAATTATAAATTAATGTTAGAATCGGTAAAAAAAGAGTATGAAGTAATTGAAGAAAATTTGAAAAGCCAATTGCAAGAATTAAAAAGTATTTATCAAAAAGATTTAGAAATTGCAAAAGGTGACAATCAAAAAATTAAAGATCTCAAAGATAACTATGAAAAAAATCTTATGAACTTAAAAGCCCAAAGCTTTGAGAAAAAAATGGAGGTGAAATATTAA
- a CDS encoding ABC transporter permease: protein MITVMFAFISGVFAIFLIAAISGTLSERAGVVNISIEGFMTMGALSFAIVGSFMNEDGQNNWSQIIALPAAMAVSGLFALLHGYASIRLKSNQVVVGTAINILAQGIALYLATSGILGSDGTRIPTNYSPVRFDGNAGILNLYLVIAIVVVIAVGVFFTFTKTGKRYAAVGENPNAVDAAGINIIKYRYFAIVLSGMLAGLAGAMFVVVKTSGTFRGSTDGWGFLALAIMIVGQWRMKFIAPAALLFSVMFGLGEWLWAINGVPLFISQNADLLKVFPFLGSLLVMVLFSKWSKAPKASGIPFDKAKR, encoded by the coding sequence ATGATTACAGTAATGTTCGCCTTCATTTCTGGAGTTTTTGCCATCTTTCTAATCGCAGCAATTTCAGGAACACTTTCAGAGAGAGCTGGAGTTGTCAATATTTCGATTGAAGGTTTTATGACAATGGGTGCTCTATCATTTGCAATCGTTGGAAGTTTTATGAATGAAGATGGTCAAAATAATTGATCTCAAATTATTGCTTTGCCAGCAGCAATGGCAGTTTCAGGACTGTTTGCGCTACTTCACGGGTACGCTTCAATTAGATTGAAATCAAATCAAGTGGTAGTTGGAACCGCAATAAATATTTTAGCGCAAGGAATTGCTTTATATTTGGCCACTTCAGGAATCTTGGGATCAGATGGTACTAGAATTCCAACAAACTATTCACCTGTTCGATTTGATGGTAATGCTGGGATTCTAAACTTGTATCTAGTAATCGCCATCGTTGTTGTAATTGCTGTGGGGGTATTCTTCACCTTTACTAAAACTGGTAAACGTTATGCAGCTGTTGGTGAAAATCCTAATGCTGTTGATGCAGCTGGAATTAACATAATTAAATACCGCTACTTTGCAATTGTTTTATCAGGGATGTTAGCTGGATTAGCGGGAGCAATGTTCGTTGTTGTAAAAACTTCAGGAACGTTCCGTGGTTCAACTGATGGTTGAGGATTCTTGGCCTTGGCAATCATGATCGTTGGGCAATGAAGAATGAAATTTATTGCCCCGGCCGCATTATTATTTTCAGTAATGTTTGGTCTTGGAGAATGATTATGAGCAATCAATGGAGTACCACTATTTATAAGTCAAAATGCAGATTTATTAAAAGTATTTCCATTTCTTGGTTCGCTACTTGTTATGGTGTTATTTAGTAAATGGTCGAAAGCTCCAAAAGCTTCAGGAATCCCATTCGATAAGGCTAAACGTTAA